A section of the Tenrec ecaudatus isolate mTenEca1 chromosome 10, mTenEca1.hap1, whole genome shotgun sequence genome encodes:
- the CRYBA1 gene encoding LOW QUALITY PROTEIN: beta-crystallin A3 (The sequence of the model RefSeq protein was modified relative to this genomic sequence to represent the inferred CDS: deleted 2 bases in 1 codon) — MEAQTVQQELETLPTAKMAHTNPMPGPRGPWKMTVYDQENFQGKRMEFTSSCPNVSERSFDHIRSLKVECGAWIGYEHTDFCGQQFILERGEYPRWEAWSGSHAYPIERLTSFRPICSANHKESKITIFEKENFIGHQWELCEDYPSLQAMGWFSNEVGSMKIQCGAWVCYQYPGYRGYQYILECDQHGGDYQHWREWGAHAQTAQIQSIRRIQQ, encoded by the exons ATGGAGGCCCAGACTGTGCAGCAGGAGCTGG AAACCCTTCCGACCGCCAAGATGGCTCACACCAACCCCATGCCAGGACCCCGGGGGCCATGGAAG ATGACCGTCTATGACCAAGAGAACTTCCAGGGCAAGAGGATGGAGTTCACCAGCTCCTGCCCCAATGTCTCTGAGCGCAGTTTTGATCACATCCGGTCTCTCAAGGTGGAATGTGGCGC CTGGATTGGTTACGAGCACACGGACTTCTGCGGACAACAGTTTATCCTGGAGCGAGGAGAGTACCCTCGCTGGGAGGCCTGGAGTGGGAGTCACGCGTACCCCATCGAG CGCCTCACGTCCTTCCGCCCCATCTGCTCAGCT AATCATAAAGAGTCCAAGATTACCATCTTTGAGAAAGAAAACTTTATTGGACACCAGTGGGAGCTCTGTGAGGACTACCCTTCTTTACAAGCCATGGGCTGGTTCAGCAATGAAGTTGGTTCCATGAAGATACAATGTGGAGC CTGGGTCTGCTACCAGTATCCTGGGTACCGCGGGTACCAGTATATCTTGGAATGTGACCAACATGGAGGAGACTACCAACACTGGAGAGAGTGGGGAGCTCATGCTCAGACTGCCCAGATCCAATCGATTCGTCGCATCCAACAATAG